A window of Nonomuraea angiospora genomic DNA:
CGTGCAGGGCGCCGTACGCATCGCGCCCAACCTCGGCTGGCGCGACGCCGACCTCGGCGGAGACCTGGCCAAGGCGCTGCGCGACCCCGGCTTCCCGATCCAGGTCGACAACGACGCCAACCTCGCCGCCCTGGCCGAGCAGCGCTTCGGCGCGCACGCGGGGGCCTCCGACCTCGTCTACCTCACCGGCGAGATCGGCGTCGGCGCGGGCATCATCCTCGACGGGCGGCTGCGCCGGGGCCGTCGCGGCTTCAGCGGCGAGATCGGCCACGTCCAGCTCGATCCCGACGGTCCCGGGTGCCACTGCGGGCGGCGCGGCTGCCTGGAGGCGATGGCCGGGATCGGCGCCGTGCTGGGCAAGGACCCCTCTCCCGCCGAGATCCAGGTGGAGATCGAGGAGTCCGTACGCCTGGCCCGCGCCGGCGACCCGGCCACCCTGGCCACGCTGGAGTCGGTGGGCCGGAGCCTGGGCAAGGGCGTGTCGATCCTGGCCAACCTGCTCAATCCCGAGGTGGTGATCCTCGGCGGCTACTACGTCCCGCTGGCGCCGTGGCTGCTGCCCGCCGTCCAGGACGAGATGGACGACCGCGTGATCGCCGCCGGGTCGGGC
This region includes:
- a CDS encoding ROK family transcriptional regulator; translated protein: MITSTTGPQPADFADVRATNLAVVLRFVREHAPCSRADIAASTGLNKATVSSLVADLIDRRLVRETGLTENRVGRPATMLVLDGSPYAAIGVEINVDYVSAVATDLAGERLLTWRRSFGGGESVNQGIASVGAIIRRVVNRMAKEERQVLGLAVAVPGLVDVQGAVRIAPNLGWRDADLGGDLAKALRDPGFPIQVDNDANLAALAEQRFGAHAGASDLVYLTGEIGVGAGIILDGRLRRGRRGFSGEIGHVQLDPDGPGCHCGRRGCLEAMAGIGAVLGKDPSPAEIQVEIEESVRLARAGDPATLATLESVGRSLGKGVSILANLLNPEVVILGGYYVPLAPWLLPAVQDEMDDRVIAAGSGDCQVVASTLGHDAAALGGAARVLDSIDSGRLPRVP